The following nucleotide sequence is from Vanrija pseudolonga chromosome 4, complete sequence.
ATCTTGTCCTTGTACACAAAAAGGAGCCAGGGCAGAGATACaagcgggcggggcggcgagggagacgggagctgcggcgcggccgtggtggtggccgagcGACGCTGTCTCGTGAGAACAGCAGCCCTCTGGCAGAGTGCGTCACGACGGACGTGCTCGCCATGCCCATGGTCGGAGGAGACCACCGTTGAGTGGCAGAAACGGAACGATAGCGCGCTACTGGCAACTAGAAATCAGTCACGCCAGCCTGGCTAGGGGCAATAGACtgcgtgtcgtcgtcaccaGCCTTGTAGCCGTAGGCGTacgacgagacggcgtcCGAGGGCGCAATCGAACCAATCGACAGCTTGCGGGgtccgccaaggccgagctgcttCTTGTCACCAAGGCCGAATCCACCGCCGACGGAGGGACCAGGAGGGAGGCGGTCGTATTGCGAGTAGGCAATGCTCGACGCACGCGACGACATGGGCGCGAGCGCATGGCCTGGTGCTAAGCTGCCCGTGGTCGACTCGGCCGGCTGCTGAGAAATCACCGAGGAGGCGTAGCCAGAGTAGGTTATCTTCTTgccgccaccggcaccgggGAACGGCTGGGCAGACAGGGGGAAGCTCTGCGTCAGAGCCTGCGAGACAACAGACTGGGCATCGGGAGGCACGTAGGTGATCGTGTCGTGCGTGCGGTAGTAGGCGGCGTCGAAGCGACttggcgctggtgctggtgcacGACCGGGCTTGTCAAGGTAGTCGTTGGCCGGCGTCTCGAAGCGGCGGAAGGGGTCGAGTGCACGCGCAAGCGACTTCTTCGGCTTGCTGAACTGCATCATACAAGGCTGGAGGTTGCTGAGCGGGCCCTCGACAAAGCACGACTTCTCCTTGAAGTGGGTGAGGAGGTAGAGCCAGAGAGGGTGCTGCGGAGTTAGCTCTGCTCAAGTTGATGGTAACTCACCTTGCTCAACACCTTGGGGTTACCCAGAATCACCACGCCATACTTGGCACGAGTAAGGGCCACATTCAGACGACGCGGGTCGTTGAGGAAACCAATGCCCTGGTGCTCGTTGGAGCGAACACACGACAGGATAATGTAGTCCTTCTCACGACCCTGGAAAGCGTCGACACtggccacctccacctccttGTACAGGTCCTTCTTGAGGGAACCGTGCAGCTGCATATACGACGCGACGTACGACCTCTGGCCTTCGTAAGGAGTGATGACACCGATTTGCGAGGGCAGGACACCGGACTTGAAAAACTTGGTGACCATCTTCTCGACGTTGGAAGCCTCGGTACGGTTGAGGAACGAAGTACCACTGGATGAAATCTCCTCTGTGCCCATGTTCTGGTGGAAGAACATGGGCGTGTCGCTGACGGGCCAGGGGAAGTCGACACTCTTGCGGAGACGCTCAGGAGCGGTAACACCGTTCTGGAGAGTACCCTCGTAGAACATGTTGGAGGGGAACTCGGAGAGGCAGGGGTGCATTCGGTACTGCACCTGCAGACGAATGGGGCGGTTGCCGAGGATGACCAGGCGCTCGAACAGCGACTGTGAGAGACCAGCGCGGGCGGCCTTCTTGTTCATGATGACAGGACCGAGCTGCTGGTGGTCTCCGACGAGCACTGCCTGCTTGCAGCCCATGACGAGCGGGATCATACactctggctcggcggcttGGGTGGCCTCGTCGATCAGCACAGTGCGGAACTTGAACTTGGCCAGACGAGGGTCGCCAGCACCAACACAGGTCGTGCAGATGACGTCAGCCGCGTTGAGGAtgtccttctcggcggcgcgaacCAGCGACTTGTACTTGCGCTCGTCACTCTGACTCAGCTCGCCTTGGTCGTTGCGCAGCTGGATGAGCTTCTGCAGCTCAGGACGAGTGTCGTTCTTGGCCACCTGGTTGTGGAGCGAAAGGAAGGCGACCGACGAGTCGAGAGCCTCACGCGACTTGGCAGCAAGACGAACAACCTTGAGGCCCGTCTTGTGGATCTTCTCACACAAGTGATCGACCGCGACGTTGGACGGCGCACAGACGAGAACCTGTCCCGGGTTCATCTTGGCAAGGTGGTACAcgatcgaggccgacgtgaCAGTCTTTCCGGTACCAGGAGGACCCTGGATAAGACTGAGGGGCTTCTGCAGCACTGCCTTGACTGCGGCCATCTGCGAGTGGTTGAGCTCGGGGAGGTGTGGAGCTGTGAAGCGTTTGGGCATCTGTGTGCGGAGAACCTGGGGCTCCAGTtcgtggccgaggagcttgtgGTACTGTGTGTGTCAGTGTGGGGCTCGAGAGCTGCATGCTTACAATGTAGCCCGACACACTCTTCTCATCGATGGCAAACGTCTTCATGGCCGCCTGCATGCGATCAAAGCTGGTGGCCTTCCACACAAAGTCGACGGCGAAGCCATGGGTGCAGTCGGTGGGGACGTTGTCGGATCGCTTCAGCTCCAGACAGATCTCGTCAGAGATATCTGCGTGCGTCAGCTCGAATCAAGATGATTAGCTTACTGTTTGGAACCTTTATGACACTGCCGGCACCCTCCCACAacttgtcgttgtcgcctCCAAGGGTAGCCCAGCCCTTCATtccggcgccgacaagcttGAGTctgagctcgtcgccgacggccaagCGCACTTCGCCGCTCTCCAGCTTGGGCATGGAGAACCAAGCGAGTCGCTTTTGGTTGAGACCCATGTCCCAACGAACAATGATGTCGGTCTCTCCCTGCGATTCCTTCATGCGCTTGTCGTAGTCGGCTTCGATCTTGACCAGTGGGCCGAAGATGTTCTGGTACTGGTACGCGTCCTCGTATCTGTGCATGGGTCAGAAACAATCCGATCACCTTACCCACCGTAACAGAATAGGCtgcatctcctcctcggtcgcctgcgcctcggcgtgctcgagacgGGCATTGGGGTTGTCGCGCCAcatctcctcgagcttggcgatcTGAGCCATGGATATTTGCCtggcgcgcagctgctcaGCCTCGGAGGGGACCTTGACGAGCCACGACAGGAACGAGCGGTCGTCGATGATCGCTGACCACTGGGACGTGTCCCAGTTGATGTCACGAGAGCTGGTGAGAGCTGCGCAAGGTTGGCTGGGGAGTCAGAGTTGTCCACACGGAGCATTTTCAACTCACCGAcacagcagcacgacgacggtaTCGCTCTTGGCGGGAATGAAGCCCAGAAGGAAGACATTCTTGCTGCCACAGTTGTAACCTGGACTTGTTAGTTGACGGCTGTGTACTCGGCAACTCACATTCTGGAGTCGTCTCGCCAAGCGCCGAGTCCTTGTGGAGGATGACCTCCTTgtgcttggccttgaccAGGTGGTTGACGATATGTGACGCCGACGTGTTGCCACGCGAGTTACAGAACCACTTGTTGCACTGAATACACTGGGTGGGTGAGCACAACAACGGGGCTGACGAACCCACCTTGACAACACACTGGGGGTTGTGGATGCCACAATAACTGGGGTGTTGGTCAGCTGCTGCCTCGCACCAATCGCAGCTACCCACCTGCACGCGTGCTCAATGCCGTAGCCGAGTGggacctcctcctcgcgaaACTCGTCCAGCAGCGCGGGGTCGTACTCGTCTCCGTAGGCGTGGGCGCCGTTCTGATGGCGCGAGGTGAGCGACATTTCGTCAaagccgcgctcgaggccagACCCGTTGCGCGCTGCGTGCTGTCCGGGGACGTCGAGGATCTGTTCTGTCAAGGCGCTCGGTGCGGCCGAGTACATTGATGTGGTATCATCCTGGTCGAGGCCATACTGGGTAGTAGCGTGAGTCACGGATCCGAGGTGGCGAGCGGGGTAACGGGCCGCGGGGGGCAATGAACAAACGCGACGACCTACTTGGGAAGCACCTTCAAAGGTGGTGAATGGGTCCATGGTAGCGGTATGTGCCGCTACCTCGTGTGTATTGCTCGAGGTGGGTATATGGTGCAAGGAAAGAGTAGAGTGCAaagtgttgttgttgttgctgacCGAGTGCAAAGTGACTCGCTCGCAGCAAAACGCAGCGGCCAAGTCGAGTGGACGACCAGCCAAAGGTGGTGCGGCTTTGCTTCTGTGCAGCTTCGGCCCCGCCGGAATCTAATCTTTCTAATGGGAATGCTAAATGGTTTACACTTCCGACAACCAAAGACAAAGTGGAGGTCGTGACTGTCCGGAATTTCCGTACGCTTCTTTCACCTCGTCTCCATTCTCCCCCTCAAAACGTCAACAATGGCCTCGATCGCTCGCACCGCGCTCAACACGGGactgcgcgccggccgcgtcggcggcccgTCGActctgcgcgccgccgctccccgcgccgctgtGCCCTTCGTGCGCTCCATTGTCTCTGGcaccgcgcgcctcgacgcagaggtgcacgccggcgcgcctcTGACGCAGACTAACCGTGAGTACGGAGGTGGCTTTGTCCCTATGATCACCTGTACTCACTCTCCAGGTGCCGAGATCACCCTGCGCCGTTTCTGGAAGAACGCCCACatcaaggaggacgacggaGGATAcctcgtcaccctcgacCACCGTAACCTCAAGACGCCGGGCGgcaccaagctcgtcgtgccCGCCAACAGGAGGCTACTGGCGATTCTCATCGCCAACGAGTGGGAGAACCAGGAGCAGGTGCTCAAGCAGCACGCTCTGCCTCTGGTGAGCTACTGCTTTCTTCGAGAGCTGACATTCAGACATCCCTCGCTTCTCGTGCCATCGACGGCCTCTCTGACCCCCAGACCCGCGAGGCTGTCATCGACTCATTGCTGTCCTACCTCGAGACAGACACCATTTGGTTAGCTGGCTAATTCCTGCCATAGGACGCAGCTGACGCCTCAGCTACCCCGACGAGGCCCCCGAAGCCCTTGTCCGCCTCCAAAAGGAGCACTGGGACCCGCTCTTCAAGTGGCTCAAGGACACGTACGGCGTgacgctcaacctcgccgagggcttCAGCCCCGCGCAGCAGGACCCTGCGACCATCGAGAAGCTGCGCAGCGTCATCGAGGGCTTTGACATTTGGGAGCTGGCGGCGttcgagcgcgccgtgtACGCGACCAAGAGCTTTGTCATTGCTCTTGCGCTGGTGACTGGCCGCATCTCGGCCAATGAGGCGGCACAGGCCAgccacgtcgaggtcgcttCGCAGATTGAGCGATGGGGAGAGGTTGAGGACAGTGAGTGCTGCTGAATTGTCGCTGCTGGGAAGCCGTATCTCACACTCTTCAGCCCACGACGTCGATCACCAGGAcatccgccgcgcgctcggcagcgtggccaccctcctcgccaaggtGTAATTGGTAGTAGATGCAACAAATAGACGCATGCCTTGAGCTGGACGCGAATCACTTCAGACTAGCTAGCGGATCCGACGTCGCCTTTTGACCATGAAACGGAGACTGCCAATGAAACTGAACTGCCACAACCGATCACCTAAGCCACCTTGTTGCGGCTGGCGTCCTCGCGAATCTTGTACAGGTCACGGCCGTCGTTGAGCACGTCaatgtcgacctcgaccagccTGACGCCAACCTCGCTCTTGGGGAATCCGCCAACACGGCCACGGAGCGGCGCCCACACGGCCGAGCCGCCCATGaagccctcctcggcggggcCTCCGGCGTTGCTCAGCACCCAGACGGTCTCAGTCTCAAACGAGCGCGCATACGACAAAGCCGAGAGCACCGACGTCTCGTAGTCGTctgggtgggggtggcgcGAGACGTGGCTAAATGCGTCAGCGGATCTCGGTTAGACACCAGCCACGATACGCACGGCTCGCTGTCGGTGGCGGTCCAGTACGTTGGCGCGAACACGATGCTGACGCcctggtcgacgagcttctGGGCCGCAAGGGGGTGCGAGACGTCCCAGCCTGGGGTAAGCTAGTGAACAGCGCCTTCAGCTTACAGATGAGCATGCCGGCCTTGCCCCACTTGGTGTCAAACGCCTTGTTCTGCTTGCCACCAGGGGTGAGGTACAGGCGCTCGGGGTGCCAGAGGTTCTGCTTGACGtactcgccgacgacgtttCCGTTCTCGTCGATAAAGAAGGCCGTGTTGCTCAGCACGGGGCGCGCATTGTCCTCGACCGTGGCGgggtgctgctcgagccACTTGGCCcactcgagctgcgcgggcgTAATCTTGCCCGGGTTGGTGTTGGCGTGCAGGTGCTCGAATGGAGATCCCGAGGGGAACGCGGCGTGGGAAAAGGCCGCCGACTCGGGGAGCACGCCGTGCACGATCGTGCCGACAATGCTGATGTGGTGCTGCTTGGCCAGCGTCTGAAGGAACGACGTGAGGTGCGTCGAGGGGAACGTGAGGTACTGGGGAGAGTGTCAGCTTGTGCCAACAGGAGAGCTGTCGCCCGGgggcttcctcctcttcctcgccttcctcatCTTCCTCTCGCTCGACTCTCAGGTCGTCTGCTGCGCTAGCCGGTCTGCCCTCCCCACCTATagcggcacgccggcgccacaaGCAACAGCCCTGGCAccggcctgctcgccctcctcctcatccgcCCGTTGCCACCCACCTGGCGTCCCTCGTTGACAATGCCCTGCAAAAAGTACTCGGGGAAGCAGACgacgtccgcgccgagctttgcggcctcggcgacacgggcCGACACATCAATCAGGTTCTGGTCGAGGGTAGGGAACGGGGTTGTTGTGTGCGGCTTTTCGAGCTTTGCCGGTCCCTCGTCTGCCGACTGGACATATGTCTGGGCGATGGCAATCTTGATCGTGTTgggcattgtggtggtgatgtCGGTATGGGTGGTTTGTTCTTTGTCACttgctcgtcgagccgcccTTATATCTCGACTGTCGTCCCTGTCGTCCGTGTTACCGTCGGCTAGATGTCCTCTCTCTTGCTGCGGGGCACAGGGCACAGCGaagggcgggcggcggttGATGCGGACTCGGAGTCGGTGACCCAAGGCTGCCTGCCAGTGCGATGATTATATTGGGCAGCTCATTTACAAACTCGACTTGGCTGGGATAAGCGCTAAGCGAAGGTGTGGAGACCCCAGATAAGCGCCGGGACACGCGCCCGGGCACCGAACCCAGAACCGGGCTAGGCGCCCGTAACTTTGAAGTCTGGGCAAGGCAACAACAAGAACATGTCGTCACACCTTCATTGCCTTAGCACTCCCCTCGCACACTCGTACCACAGATGCAACCCAGGTGCGTACAGATATCAAGGGCCAGTCGCAAGCTCCGACCTCACCATCCCCACTTACACACACAGGATACGTCTCCAAACaatgtcgtcggcagcgacagACCGCGCGTTAAAGGTCTGCGCGTTCATCCCGCTCATGCTCGTCGTCCTGTACTGTCTCATCGTCTTCATGTCCACCCTCACCACGGTACAGCGCGAGTAAGTTGGGCCATAGGCACGGGGAATACCACGCACACACTGACACTGTGGCCAGGTTCCTTTTCCTCCACCGGCTCAAGATCCCAACATGGAAAAAGTTCCACGAGCCAGAGTACTACGGCCTTGCACGTGGGTGGCGCAGTTGGTGTCGGTGCTCATGCTCGCAGCCTTCAAGACACGAAACTTCAAGCTCGAGACACCGGACGGCgagacgctcggcgcgtggcACGTGTTGTGAGTGTGGTGGTAAGGGTTGTGGCGAGTGGCCACTGGCACCCACCGGTCACAATGCTGccgtcatcatcaccacTCACCCCACTCTGCAGGCCTCAAGGCGTATATGTCGAGCAGGAGCCCTTCCCTCCGCGCAAGCGTCTCCTCGACAGCGTCTTTGACGATGCATTTGGCCACCGGCCCACCATCATCTACTTTCACGGAAACGTACGTCTACGTGTGCTCGGAGCGGCCGCCACCGCTCGTCGTACTCTATCTGCTGTGCTCATTCCGCCACCAGGCCGCCACCCGGGCCCAGCCCCACCGAGTCCGGGGGTACATGGAGATGTCTGGACGACTGAACTGGTAAGGGCGGTGCAACGTGCACTGTACGGCGTCTGACGCGCGCAGCAACGTCGTGGCGGTCGACTACAGAGGGTTCGCCGACTCGTCAGGAACGCCGTCCCAGGCCGGCGTGATCATCGACGCTAGGACCACATGGGACTGGGTGGCGAAGAAGGTCAAGGCAGCCGGTGGCGACCCAGCGAGGAACATTATCCTGTGTGGGCATAGTCTCGGGACGGGCATCACGTCGGCTTTGGCGGAGCGGCTTGCGGCGGAGGGTAGGTGGGCCTCCTGGGTGTTTGCTGACCTGCGACAGGAACGTTCCCCCGGgccatcatcctcatcgCGCCGTTCTCCTCTGTCGTTGACCTAGTCGACTCGTAAGTGCACCGAGCGATCAAGCCTAACCCCAGCTTCTACCTCTTTGGCTTCTTCCCCATCTTCCATCCTCTAAAGGCGGTACCACGGATCAAAGGTGGGTTGGCTTGTCCACGTGAACTAACCCTCAGAATACATCcggtcgagctgggccgACCCGTTCGAATCCAAGGTGTCGCTGGTGGTAGGTGCTACCTAGATGAATGCGACCTACTCACACCCAGTCCACCGCGTCACCCATGCTCCTCCTGCACACGCTCAACGACGGCGTCATCCCGAGCTCCCACTCGGAAACCATCTTCAACGTCATGCTCGAGCGCAATGGCACACAGCACAGGCCGCAGGTCGAGCAGACAGAGTACGAGGGATGGGGTACCCTCAAGGTAGCGTACCCCAACGGCCTGCCGCTCATCAAGTGGGAGGGCAAGTATGGCGGGCACAACGACCTCGGCTGGGCCGAGGGCACGTTTGATCTCATGGCGTGGGTGGCGGATTTGTAGGACGTGTAGTACAACGTGCAGTAGGGTGTGAACAACGTGTAGTAGAGTGTAATCCGACGTAGATGTTACTAGACCTAATAGTGAtgaacgcgacgacgcgacgcacaGATATGACATTGAACCCTGTAGCTACAGCTCATAGAGATGTCATCAAACTCCCCTACCAGGTCACttcgctgccggcgccgccggtggagcaaccttgtccttgtcgacgGTCTGGAGCCAGGAGCGCAAGTCATGGAGGTACGGGAACTCCttgcgcagcgcggcggggtcggcctCGAAGGGGTGTTTATGGAGTTGCTGTGGCGTGGGGTCAGCCCCCCGTCTCCCCCTCTCCCCGTCCTGACCCACCTCAAACAGATGCTTCGCATACGCGTGATCAATCTCCCCGCTCCCGCCGACCTCCTTCCCCGTCACCTCTTTAACCACCTGCGCCACCTGCGCGCCCGTCAAAGCGTCGCCAGCGAGCATGATCTCGCGGCCCGCGAAGCGGTCCGGGTCGGCGAGGCAGTCGGCGGCCACGTGCCCGATGTCGTCGGTACACACGTACTTGTGCACATAGGCCGGGTCCCACGCGGCAGTGTACCCTGCAAATCCCGGCCACAGGAGCGTCTCCATGAAGCCTGCGGGGCCGACGTATGTGGAGGGGATGGGCAGCGACTTGATGTACTCCCATGCGTCGCGCTTGAGGTCGAAGCTGgcacgagcgcgtcagcgcgagtgccgtgcgccgcgacgTTCGCGTTCTCGACACGACATACCTCGCGATCCCCGTCTCTGCGACACCAGACAGATCGACACCAGAGTAGACGATGTACTTGGCGCCATACctgaccgcggcgtcggcgataGCCTTGGCTGGGGCGTGGGGTCAGCCCTGCTCACatcctccttcttgtcccAGACAGCCCCACTCACTATGCTCCAGCTCATCAGCCGTCTCAGAATGCAGCATCAGAAAAACGCCGTCCACCGGCCCATGGAGGAACAAAGAccgcgcgtcggccgtgtcgccAAACACGACCATGACGCCCGGCGTCTCCTCTacgcgcttggccttgtcgctgAAGGGATCGCGTgagacgccgaggatgatgTGGCCGTGCTGTTTGGAGAGGTACtgcgagcgtgagcgagcgagcgcgcgtgtACGTGGGACTGCGGGCCGGCTGTCGACGGCACACACTAGCTCCACATACTCACCTTCACCACAGCACCCCCCTggtcgcccgtcgcgccgagcacgaggatGTTCTTGAGCTTTGGCGGGGTCATGCTATGCGGATGGAGCTGGATGCAGTGAGTGACCATGGAGAGAACAAAGCCGTTTCCGCCGGCTGTTATGAGGTTGCTCCCCAACAGCCGGCAGTGccgacctccaccaccatgtTGGTCCACCGGTGACGTCAACAACGTGGACGGGCGGACCTGCcgatcgccgaggccgatgcTGGGTGCTGTTGCTTTCGACAGTCCGCGCAGCCCGCAGCACTGCTGGACGCACCCTCGGCCATGTGGACGAGACGGCGAGGCTGGAGGAGCGCAGCTCGCTCTGAtgtgggtggaggtggaggatgGCGGTGGcatggtcgacgccggcctgAGCGTTGATGATCGCCGAGGGcagtggcgccgaggctAACTTGTGGCGCTcgaccacccacctcccGGCCACAATTGCGTCTTGCATCCACTACATCTGATTAGGCAGTTGGCTTGTATGTAAATATGGGTATCTCCATGCTGGGTATATTCTGTAGCAGCCGCCGCTCTGTCTCACAACCACAGGAATCGCTTGACGGCATAGTCCATCCGTGCGAGGAGGGACGTGttgctctcggcgtcgtggagGCTGAGTTCGAGTCAGTGACGCCCCACCCCGATCACGccgccccactcacctcaCGACATCCTTGTCCACGACAAAATCGGCTCCACCCCCTCCACCAGCCTTGACACACTGGTCCTTGAGCCGCCGCACGATGCGCTCCACTGTCGCGCGACACGTCTCGTTCGACTCGAGTATAatgtcctcctcatcctcgtcgtcctcgtcgctgtgcGATGAGCCGGCGAGGGTGCTC
It contains:
- the Upf1 gene encoding Regulator of nonsense transcripts 1, whose product is MDPFTTFEGASQYGLDQDDTTSMYSAAPSALTEQILDVPGQHAARNGSGLERGFDEMSLTSRHQNGAHAYGDEYDPALLDEFREEEVPLGYGIEHACSYCGIHNPQCVVKCIQCNKWFCNSRGNTSASHIVNHLVKAKHKEVILHKDSALGETTPECYNCGSKNVFLLGFIPAKSDTVVVLLCRQPCAALTSSRDINWDTSQWSAIIDDRSFLSWLVKVPSEAEQLRARQISMAQIAKLEEMWRDNPNARLEHAEAQATEEEMQPILLRYEDAYQYQNIFGPLVKIEADYDKRMKESQGETDIIVRWDMGLNQKRLAWFSMPKLESGEVRLAVGDELRLKLVGAGMKGWATLGGDNDKLWEGAGSVIKVPNNISDEICLELKRSDNVPTDCTHGFAVDFVWKATSFDRMQAAMKTFAIDEKSVSGYIYHKLLGHELEPQVLRTQMPKRFTAPHLPELNHSQMAAVKAVLQKPLSLIQGPPGTGKTVTSASIVYHLAKMNPGQVLVCAPSNVAVDHLCEKIHKTGLKVVRLAAKSREALDSSVAFLSLHNQVAKNDTRPELQKLIQLRNDQGELSQSDERKYKSLVRAAEKDILNAADVICTTCVGAGDPRLAKFKFRTVLIDEATQAAEPECMIPLVMGCKQAVLVGDHQQLGPVIMNKKAARAGLSQSLFERLVILGNRPIRLQVQYRMHPCLSEFPSNMFYEGTLQNGVTAPERLRKSVDFPWPVSDTPMFFHQNMGTEEISSSGTSFLNRTEASNVEKMVTKFFKSGVLPSQIGVITPYEGQRSYVASYMQLHGSLKKDLYKEVEVASVDAFQGREKDYIILSCVRSNEHQGIGFLNDPRRLNVALTRAKYGVVILGNPKVLSKHPLWLYLLTHFKEKSCFVEGPLSNLQPCMMQFSKPKKSLARALDPFRRFETPANDYLDKPGRAPAPAPSRFDAAYYRTHDTITYVPPDAQSVVSQALTQSFPLSAQPFPGAGGGKKITYSGYASSVISQQPAESTTGSLAPGHALAPMSSRASSIAYSQYDRLPPGPSVGGGFGLGDKKQLGLGGPRKLSIGSIAPSDAVSSYAYGYKAGDDDTQSIAPSQAGVTDF
- the atp12 gene encoding Protein atp12, mitochondrial; this translates as MASIARTALNTGLRAGRVGGPSTLRAAAPRAAVPFVRSIVSGTARLDAEVHAGAPLTQTNRAEITLRRFWKNAHIKEDDGGYLVTLDHRNLKTPGGTKLVVPANRRLLAILIANEWENQEQVLKQHALPLTSLASRAIDGLSDPQTREAVIDSLLSYLETDTICYPDEAPEALVRLQKEHWDPLFKWLKDTYGVTLNLAEGFSPAQQDPATIEKLRSVIEGFDIWELAAFERAVYATKSFVIALALVTGRISANEAAQASHVEVASQIERWGEVEDTHDVDHQDIRRALGSVATLLAKV
- the SPCC965.09 gene encoding putative nitrilase produces the protein MPNTIKIAIAQTYVQSADEGPAKLEKPHTTTPFPTLDQNLIDVSARVAEAAKLGADVVCFPEYFLQGIVNEGRQYLTFPSTHLTSFLQTLAKQHHISIVGTIVHGVLPESAAFSHAAFPSGSPFEHLHANTNPGKITPAQLEWAKWLEQHPATVEDNARPVLSNTAFFIDENGNVVGEYVKQNLWHPERLYLTPGGKQNKAFDTKWGKAGMLICWDVSHPLAAQKLVDQGVSIVFAPTYWTATDSEPHVSRHPHPDDYETSVLSALSYARSFETETVWVLSNAGGPAEEGFMGGSAVWAPLRGRVGGFPKSEVGVRLVEVDIDVLNDGRDLYKIREDASRNKVA
- the Abhd12 gene encoding Monoacylglycerol lipase ABHD12, producing the protein MQPRIRLQTMSSAATDRALKVCAFIPLMLVVLYCLIVFMSTLTTVQREFLFLHRLKIPTWKKFHEPEYYGLAPFKTRNFKLETPDGETLGAWHVLPQGVYVEQEPFPPRKRLLDSVFDDAFGHRPTIIYFHGNAATRAQPHRVRGYMEMSGRLNCNVVAVDYRGFADSSGTPSQAGVIIDARTTWDWVAKKVKAAGGDPARNIILCGHSLGTGITSALAERLAAEGTFPRAIILIAPFSSVVDLVDSFYLFGFFPIFHPLKAVPRIKEYIRSSWADPFESKVSLVSTASPMLLLHTLNDGVIPSSHSETIFNVMLERNGTQHRPQVEQTEYEGWGTLKVAYPNGLPLIKWEGKYGGHNDLGWAEGTFDLMAWVADL